The nucleotide window ACCGGCAGCACGGGCTTCCTCCAGTGCGGGGGCAATTATGGTTTGTTCTTCATCGCCAATTAACCCATTATCGCCGGCATGCGGGTTTAAACCCAGCACTGCTATTTTGGGCTTGCGGATCCAGAAATCGGTTTTAAGGCTACTGTTCATTAACTTTAGCTTAGCTAATATTTTTTCGGTTGTAATGGCCTGTGGTATTTGCGAAACCGGGATATGGCCGGTAACAACACCAACACGCAAAGTATCGCTCACCAAAAACATTAACGATTCGGCTGCACCATCGCGTTCCTGTAAATACTCGGTATGCCCAGGAAATTTAAACGTGTCGCTCTGGATATTATCTTTATTAATAGGCGCTGTAACCAATGCGTCTATGTGTCCGCTTAGCAGATCGGTGGTAGCGCGTTCTAATGATAGCAACGCGTATTTGCCGCCAGTCTCATTGCTTTGGCCCAGGTCTATTTTCACATCCTCTTCCCAGCAATTGATCATGTTAGCTTTGCGGTGCTGTGCCTGCGAAGCCTCGGCAATAACGTTAAAATTCATGTCCTGTACATTTAATGTGCGGCGGTGAAACGAAGCCACCTTGGTATGTCCGTATACAATAGGAGTGCAATAATCCATTATAGCCGCATCGGCCAGGGTTTTGATGATGATCTCAAGGCCAATGCCATTGACATCGCCAATACTGATCCCTATTTTTATTTTCTCCATTTTTATAAGCTGAAAGTGGAGGCTCAAAGCGCAAAGCCTGAAACCCCGCATTGTTTATCATTGTCAAGTCCACCACGCGAACTCACTAATATGCAAAGCTATAACTTTTGACCATTTTTCCTGCTTTTCGGTTTCTGCTTTGGCCTTTCAGCTAAAAAACCGTTATTTGTTGCATGTCTCTGGTTAGTGCTAAAAAACATCTTGGTCAACACTTTTTAACCGACAAAAACATTGCTGCAAAAATTGTGGACAGTCTGCAATATAAGGGCAGATATTCGCGTGTGCTGGAAGTTGGCCCCGGAATGGGCGTACTATCCGACTTCCTGTTGCAAAAAACTGACCTGGAAACATACCTGATAGACATTGACACCGAATCGTATCAATATCTGCAAAAAAAATACCCGCAGTTGGGTGAACGGCTCATTAACAGCGACTTTCTTGAGATGGATTTCAGCAAGGTATCAACGGGGCCATTCGGGATAATTGGCAATTTTCCCTACAATATTTCTTCGCAAATACTTTTTAAAGTACTGGATAACCGTGATAAGGTGATAGAGGTTGTGGGGATGTTCCAAAAGGAAGTAGCCGAACGCTGCGCTGTAAAACCTGGGAGTAAAGAATACGGTATACTGAGCGTTTTTTTGCAGGCTTACTATAAGGTTGAATACTTGTTTACAGTGAAAGCCGGTGTATTTAACCCACCGCCAAAGGTGCTTTCGGCAGTAATCCGCTTAACGCGCAATGAAACCGAAAAACTGGATTGCGATGAAAAACTGTTTTGGCAGGTAGTAAAAGCAGGGTTTAACCAGCGCCGTAAAACCTTGCGTAACGCGGTATCATCCCTCATTAATAAAGAAAAAATGAGCGACGAACCTATGCTTGATCTGCGTGCAGAGCGGTTGAGCGTAGCTGATTTTGTGGAATTGACCAATAAAATAGTAGCAGCACGATGAAACCATGGGCTTTTTTATCAGTATTGCTATTATGTTCTATCGGCGCATTGGCGCAAGATAAAGCCCTCAGGAAAAGCCACATCATCCATCCCAAAAAGATCTATATGAAATATCGGGATAACCTAAACCCCGATAGTCTGATCATTCCCATAGTTTCAGATAAATACCCCCAATTAAAAAAAACTTTATCGGAAGAGCACCTTGTTAACGATGAGCCGATAATTAATAACGTTAAACGTTTTGAAACTGACGGTACTGGTATTACCTGGCTGGATTATGAGATACCTTTTGAAAGTAAAGATATCCTTTCCATCCATTTATATTACGAAAGCATGGGAGCCCACCCTGAAGAATACCAGGAATGGGATACTTATAACATCCATACAGGAAAGCCATATCCCATCAGTAATGAAATTAACCAGACTGGGCTAAATTGGGTATTCCGGACCTACAAACAACAATATAAAAAAGCCATTCATGAAGACCAGGCTTGGCGTGAAAAAAAGGATGAGGAGTATAAAAGGGATATAGATGAAGAAAAACTTTTTTATAATGAATTATATCATTCCATAGATACTCTGAGTAAAAAAGAAATGTTTACACATTATGCGTTCACTAAAAAAGGGGTGACATTTGTTACTGAACGCATTTTGCCGCATATGCGACAATCCTACGAACCAAGCCGCGACTGGTTTGTGCCTTGTGCTAAACTTCGTCAGTTTAAAAAACCTGGCGCATTGGTTATTAAATAGCGATGATCTGTCCGGCTGCTTCCAGTTCCTTCACTCTTGCTGCTACGCGTTTAATAAAAATATAATTGGTGGTGCCGCCTATCACGCCGCCTATTATCGGTACTAAGCGTTCGGCTGTACGTGTACCCACCATTAACAGCAGTTTTTCGGCAACGCTTTCCATTACTGTTTTAGTGAGGGCTACACCTGCTTCAACTTTTAAGGAAGTAGCTATCATAGTCATAAACTCTTCAAAGCCGAAATTATAACTGCCCTTATTATGGTACATCACTGCCATAGTTACACGAAACTGCTGGGTAATGAGATTCACCATATCTACCGGTACACCAATAAGCATGGTAATCATACCGCCGCTACCGGATACAGCTCCCGATGTAGCTGCCACAATGGCGCACTGCTCTATGTACTTATCCAGGCCCATTTTATCTACGCCTTTTTTTATGCCGAACTGATCTATGCGGTCAAATATTTGCTTAAAGCCCTCGCCGGATAGGTTGGCAATCTGTTGCTTTAAAGCGGCATTTATCTGTTGGTATTTAAATAGTTTCATAGCTGGATATTTAGTTGCACAGAATAGTACTATTTACGTGCCAAGTTATTTTGTACGTTTGTACAAATTGCTATTAAATTGAAAAATAATATCCTTATTGTCGACGATATACACCCCATTTTTATTGAACAGGCCGAGGCGCTGGGTTATACCTGCAATTACCAGCCCGATATTACACCCGCTGAAGCATTAAGTATTATTTCTCAGTATACAGGGCTGCTTATCCGTTCAAAGTTCCAGGTTGATAAAACAACGCTGGATACAGCTACTAACCTGCGCTTCATTTGCCGTGCCGGAGCGGGGATGGATAATATCGACGAGGATTATGCCATCAAAAAAGGGATTCATTTGCTCAATGCTCCCGAAGGTAATTCGGATGCGGTTGGCGAACATGCTATAGGGATGCTGCTGGCGCTGATGAACAATTTTAACCGCGCCGATGCTGAAATACGCGCCGGCGAGTGGAAGCGGGAAGCCAACAGGGGGTTCGAATTAAAAGGCAAAACCGTGGGCATTATTGGTTATGGCCACATGGGTCGAAGTTTTGCCCGTAAATTAAGTGGTTTCGAAGTGAACGTAATTGCTTACGATAAATATCGCACCGGTTTTAGCGACCATTATGCCAGGGAGGTTAGTATGGAGGAAATTGTAAAGCATAGTGATGTATTAAGCTTACATATCCCGCTCACACCCGAAACAAAAGGGATGGTTGACGATGAATACTTATTTCATTTTAAAAAGCCGATATTTTTGCTGAACACCGCGCGGGGCAAAGTAGTAAAAACACAAGCCGTACTTAACGCAATTAAACAGGGCAAAATATTGGGCGCGGGACTTGATGTGCTGGAGGTAGAAAAATTCCCGGTGCTTGGCGAGCAGCCTTGGTTTAGCGATTTAAAACAAAATGGTAAGATATTATTAACCCCGCACGTAGCAGGCTGGACATTCGATTCGTACCGGAAACTAAGCGAAGTGTTGGCGCAAAAGCTGGCGGCGCTTAAGCTTCTTCCCTAAAAAGTTCAGGCAGTAAAAAAATTTGGATATTAAAACTTAAATCACTTATCTTCGTTTTACAACAAAGCAAGACTATGCGGGCTAATAGGCCAACGTAGTCTTGTTTGTTTTTAATAAAAGCCTTAACGTCCTTCTTAAAAATGGGAGGGCGGTTTTTTTTGGCAAACCGTAAAGAATTAAAGTATTATTTATATAGTGAGTTATGGCAGAAGTAACCTATTACACCAAAGAGGGTTTAGAAAAATTAAAAGAAGAATTACAGTATTTAAAAACAGAAGGCCGTTCGCAAATTGCTAAAGCCATTGCCGAGGCGCGTGATAAAGGCGACCTTTCTGAAAATGCTGAATATGATGCAGCCAAAGAAGCACAAGGCCTGCACGAAACCAAAATTGCTAAACTAAGCGAGGTATTATCCAGCGCCCGTTTACTGGATGAATCTAAACTGGATACCTCAAAAGTACTGGCTTTGTCTATTGTAAAAATAAAGAACATAAAAAACGGCGCCACGATGAGCTATCAACTGGTATCAGAAACGGAAGCCGACCTTAAAGCCGGTAAAATATCGGTAGCATCGCCCATAGCCAAAGGGCTGCTGGGTAAATCTGTAGGCGATAAAACCGAGATACAGGTGCCCGCCGGTAAAATGGAATTTGAGATACTGGAAATTTCGCGCTAAACAATTAGTGAATGAGTGAGTTTTGAATGAGTGAATATCACATTTCCTATTCACTAAATCACTCATTCACTAATTCAAAATTAGATTATGCCAAGCATCTTTTCAAAAATAGTAGCCGGTGATATACCCGCCTATAAAGTAGCCGAAAGCAACGATTTTCTGGCTTTCCTGGATATTAGTCCGCTTACTGAAGGCCATTTGTTGGTGATCCCCAAAATGGAAGTGGATTATTTATTCGACCTGGATGACGAAACTTATGCGGGCTTGCAATTATTTGCCAAAATAGTAGCTATTGGCTTAAAAAAAGCCATCCCTTGCGAGCGTATTGGCGTAGTAGTAATGGGCCTCGAGGTACCGCATGCGCACATCCATTTGATACCCATGAACGAGGCTAACGATATTAATTTCACAAATCCTAAGTTGAAATTTACTGCTGAACAATTTGAGGCTACACTGGAAAAGATAAAAGAAGCATTGAGGGAAGAACGGGAAGAAGAGTAATATATTTTTTGTCATTACGAGGAGCGTCGCGACGCGGCAATCTCATAGCTTGATTTACGAACTACGAGATTATTAATAATGCATTTATTTTTAAGGCATTAATGAGCTCCCGTTGGTCGGTTGTCCACGCTATCACTCGCAATGACAAATTATAAATAAATTACTTCTTAATCTTCAACGGCGAGGCTACACGCTGGGTATTGTCCTTTACAAAGGCTTCCCAACCCGAATAAGATATTTTATTGCCACGCCCGGTAGTAATACGCTGAAAGCTGTGGCAAACGGCTACGGCCAGCCCGTCGGTGGCATCTAAAAACTCGGGGCTTTCTTCAAATTTTAATAATGTTTTAAGCATGGCGGCAACCTGCTCCTTGGTAGCATTACCATTACCGGTGATGGATTGCTTTATTTTACGCGGGGCATATTCGCATATAACTAAACTACGCGATAAGGCAGCGGCAATAGCCACTCCTTGCGCCCGGCCCAGCTTAAGCATCACCTGAATGTTTTTGCCGTAAAACGGAGCCTCAATAGCCAAACAATCGGGTTTGTAGTTATCAATTAGGGCTACTGTTTTTTCGAAAATGCGCTGCAGTTTTAAGTTGTGATCGTCAAGGTTAGCCATTTTTACTACCCCAAGGCTAATCAACTCCAGTTTAGACCCAACTTCCTTCACCAATCCGTAACCCATCACCGCTGTGCCGGGGTCTATCCCTAAAATTATCCGCTCTTTTTTATCGGGTTGCTGCATGTATTGCAAAGCTAACCATTTTGATGTGCAAATGTGCGAATATGCAAAAGTGCAGATAATTAAAATCGATAGAATTTACAATATTCATTCATCTGCAAATACGCACATTTGCATATCTGCACATTAAAACAAGGCCTCCATATATTCTTCCCTGCTTATCATTTCAGCGCCTAACGATTCCAGGTGCGCGGTATACACCTGGCAATCTATCAAATCATACCTGTTGGTTTGGCAAAGGGCGATCAATGCCGCTTTCGAGGCATTACTTGTTTTACTAAACATGCTTTCTCCACAAAATACCCGGCCAACCTGAACGCCATATAGGCCGCCAACCAATTCATTATGCTCCCAAACCTCAACCGAATGCGCATGGCCAAGGCGGTGCAATCCGGTATAAGCGGTTATCATATCGTTGGTTATCCAGGTACCGTCCTGATCCTCACGATAAACAGTAGAACAAGCTTGTATCACATCTTCAAAGGCGGTATCAAATGTTACACTGAATTTGCCCGACCGCAGCACCTGCCGCATGCTTCGGGATATCTTCAGCCTTTGGGGATAAAGCACAAATCGCTGATGCGGCGAATACCACAAAATAGGGGTATCATCACTATACCAGGGGAATATGCCGTTTTGATAAGCCAACAACAGACGCGCTGGCGATAAGTCGCCGCCTATAGCCAGCAGGCCGTCTTCTTCAGCCAGTTGAGGGGCGGGAAACAGTAAACGTTCATCAAGCCTGAATATCATCAGGGGCAAATTTACGCCTTTCGTTTAATCACCATTTTTTTATTCTGGGCCCGCGCAATGTCATCCATGTACTTCTGCATTTCGTTGTATTGGGCCGCAGGTATTATCTGGTTATTAAGTTTGAATTTTACCGTGGATGTTAACTGGTTTTTTGTTTTGTCGTATTGGTAACTGGCTTCATAGTTGCCATAGCTAAACTTTAGTTTTACATCGGCAGGCAGGGTTTCCATTTCAAAGCCGGCGGGCAAATCTATCGCAGTAACACACGATTTTTGCATGGGATGTTCAAAATAGTAATCGGTTTTGCGTTTTTCTATTTCGGGCAAGGTTAATCGCCAAATATCAAATACGCTGGGTTTGTAAAACTGCTTATCACCAACGGCCAAGTCGCAAAATTTATCGTAGTCTAAATCTATATTTATTTCCTTAGTACCATCTTTATCGGGTGCCGAATTAAAATTGAAGGCCGATGGTTGTTTAAGGTTAAGGTATTTTATTAAGTAAGTTTTTTGTTCATCCATCTTAATAGATGCCAGTCCCACATACATGCTTCGATATTCACCGGTTGAAAGGAATTTTAATTGTGCCTTAGCGCTGCCATCGGGATTGATGGCCACATGGACATAGCTATCAAACAGGTTATCCTGCAAAACGCTTTTTGGCGTACTAACCAATTTGCCGCCGTCTTCGGTAATTAGCAGGGCATTGCGGTTTTCGGTAAAAGTCCCCAATTTTCCAAAAGGCTGAGTGGTGCTGGTACACTCAAGCCAAGTGGTATCGCCTTTTAAGGGCACACATAATATTACGTGGTTAAATACATTATCAGGGAAGTCCGGATCGGCCGGTTTTTCGTTAACACCCGCATTTATAATAGCATAATACGATGGAATATTTACAGCTTTTAATAATGCGTACATATAATTTGATAAGGCTTTGCAATCACCATATTTCTTTTGGTCTACAAACATTGC belongs to Mucilaginibacter boryungensis and includes:
- the pdxA gene encoding 4-hydroxythreonine-4-phosphate dehydrogenase PdxA; translated protein: MEKIKIGISIGDVNGIGLEIIIKTLADAAIMDYCTPIVYGHTKVASFHRRTLNVQDMNFNVIAEASQAQHRKANMINCWEEDVKIDLGQSNETGGKYALLSLERATTDLLSGHIDALVTAPINKDNIQSDTFKFPGHTEYLQERDGAAESLMFLVSDTLRVGVVTGHIPVSQIPQAITTEKILAKLKLMNSSLKTDFWIRKPKIAVLGLNPHAGDNGLIGDEEQTIIAPALEEARAAGILAMGPYPADGFFANATYTKFDAVLAMYHDQGLIPFKQISFESGVNYTAGLSFVRTSPDHGTAYDIAGQNKASEVSFREALFSAIHIVKHRRESAQLNENPLQFTKLSRDRD
- the rsmA gene encoding 16S rRNA (adenine(1518)-N(6)/adenine(1519)-N(6))-dimethyltransferase RsmA, whose amino-acid sequence is MSLVSAKKHLGQHFLTDKNIAAKIVDSLQYKGRYSRVLEVGPGMGVLSDFLLQKTDLETYLIDIDTESYQYLQKKYPQLGERLINSDFLEMDFSKVSTGPFGIIGNFPYNISSQILFKVLDNRDKVIEVVGMFQKEVAERCAVKPGSKEYGILSVFLQAYYKVEYLFTVKAGVFNPPPKVLSAVIRLTRNETEKLDCDEKLFWQVVKAGFNQRRKTLRNAVSSLINKEKMSDEPMLDLRAERLSVADFVELTNKIVAAR
- a CDS encoding penta-EF hand family protein, giving the protein MKLFKYQQINAALKQQIANLSGEGFKQIFDRIDQFGIKKGVDKMGLDKYIEQCAIVAATSGAVSGSGGMITMLIGVPVDMVNLITQQFRVTMAVMYHNKGSYNFGFEEFMTMIATSLKVEAGVALTKTVMESVAEKLLLMVGTRTAERLVPIIGGVIGGTTNYIFIKRVAARVKELEAAGQIIAI
- a CDS encoding 2-hydroxyacid dehydrogenase, which gives rise to MKNNILIVDDIHPIFIEQAEALGYTCNYQPDITPAEALSIISQYTGLLIRSKFQVDKTTLDTATNLRFICRAGAGMDNIDEDYAIKKGIHLLNAPEGNSDAVGEHAIGMLLALMNNFNRADAEIRAGEWKREANRGFELKGKTVGIIGYGHMGRSFARKLSGFEVNVIAYDKYRTGFSDHYAREVSMEEIVKHSDVLSLHIPLTPETKGMVDDEYLFHFKKPIFLLNTARGKVVKTQAVLNAIKQGKILGAGLDVLEVEKFPVLGEQPWFSDLKQNGKILLTPHVAGWTFDSYRKLSEVLAQKLAALKLLP
- the greA gene encoding transcription elongation factor GreA encodes the protein MAEVTYYTKEGLEKLKEELQYLKTEGRSQIAKAIAEARDKGDLSENAEYDAAKEAQGLHETKIAKLSEVLSSARLLDESKLDTSKVLALSIVKIKNIKNGATMSYQLVSETEADLKAGKISVASPIAKGLLGKSVGDKTEIQVPAGKMEFEILEISR
- a CDS encoding HIT family protein → MPSIFSKIVAGDIPAYKVAESNDFLAFLDISPLTEGHLLVIPKMEVDYLFDLDDETYAGLQLFAKIVAIGLKKAIPCERIGVVVMGLEVPHAHIHLIPMNEANDINFTNPKLKFTAEQFEATLEKIKEALREEREEE
- the ruvC gene encoding crossover junction endodeoxyribonuclease RuvC, whose amino-acid sequence is MQQPDKKERIILGIDPGTAVMGYGLVKEVGSKLELISLGVVKMANLDDHNLKLQRIFEKTVALIDNYKPDCLAIEAPFYGKNIQVMLKLGRAQGVAIAAALSRSLVICEYAPRKIKQSITGNGNATKEQVAAMLKTLLKFEESPEFLDATDGLAVAVCHSFQRITTGRGNKISYSGWEAFVKDNTQRVASPLKIKK
- the aat gene encoding leucyl/phenylalanyl-tRNA--protein transferase, with translation MIFRLDERLLFPAPQLAEEDGLLAIGGDLSPARLLLAYQNGIFPWYSDDTPILWYSPHQRFVLYPQRLKISRSMRQVLRSGKFSVTFDTAFEDVIQACSTVYREDQDGTWITNDMITAYTGLHRLGHAHSVEVWEHNELVGGLYGVQVGRVFCGESMFSKTSNASKAALIALCQTNRYDLIDCQVYTAHLESLGAEMISREEYMEALF